From the genome of Impatiens glandulifera chromosome 9, dImpGla2.1, whole genome shotgun sequence, one region includes:
- the LOC124916275 gene encoding zinc finger protein CONSTANS-LIKE 3-like, giving the protein MSTGEPSSTMTISLPLNIGYYDSSLSSSASSWKLMHNNGGMNNTACSSNSSYETTFMQGSVSSLSLHKINARAPPPHFIWSNVVNSLDFLDSSSSSSGGTIPVKRDCSTGDLQGINMLLQYYRRSESQLISNEESCSSIMEGMSKACRYSPEEKRERIHKYRTKRNLRNFNKTIKYACRKTLADSRPRIRGRFARNDDHIEKLLANHYHHHQQPDNEDHEEENWTSFLEAFSSDLIP; this is encoded by the exons ATGTCGACGGGTGAGCCCAGTAGTACTATGACAATATCTCTTCCACTCAACATCGGATATTACGACTCATCCTTGTCGTCGTCGGCCTCCAGCTGGAAGCTAATGCACAACAATGGAGGGATGAATAATACAGCATGTAGCAGCAACAGCAGTTACGAGACTACTTTCATGCAGGGAAGCGTAAGCAGCCTTTCCCTCCATAAGATCAACGCCCGAGCTCCTCCTCCTCATTTCATCTGGTCCAACGTCGTCAACTCCCTCGACTTTCTAGActcatcctcctcctcctccggtGGGACAATCCCCGTCAAAAGAGACTGCAGCACCGGGGACTTACAG GGGATAAACATGCTGCTGCAATACTATAGGAGGTCGGAGAGCCAGTTGATATCGAACGAGGAGAGTTGCAGCAGCATCATGGAGGGAATGAGCAAGGCTTGCCGTTATAGCCCCGAGGAGAAAAGGGAGAGAATTCACAAGTATAGAACCAAGAGAAACCTCAGGAACTTCAACAAGACCATTAag TATGCCTGTAGGAAGACGCTAGCAGACAGCAGGCCACGCATTAGGGGGCGTTTCGCCAGGAATGACGACCATATAGAGAAACTACTGGCTAaccattatcatcatcatcaacaacctGATAATGAAGATCACGAGGAAGAGAACTGGACTAGCTTTCTGGAAGCGTTTTCCTCCGATTTAATCCCATAA